Genomic window (Rhizobium brockwellii):
GGACGACGAGATCGGCAAACTGGCCCTTTTCGATGCGTCCCTTCTTACCCTCCTCGTTGGAGAACCAGGTGACCTTTTCGGTCCACATCCGCAGCGCTGTCTCACGGTCGAGACAATTGGCACGCGGGTAGAGCTGCATGCCGCCGACAGTCTTGCCGGTGACCATCCAGGACAGCGAGACCCAGGGGTTATAGGAGGCAACGCGGGTCGCATCCGTGCCGGCCGAGACGTTGACACCTTTGTCCAGCATGCGCCGGATCGGCGGAGTGGCTTCGGCGACACCGTGGCCGTAGCGCTCGACGAAATATTCGCCCTGATAGGCCATACGATGCTGGGTGGCGATGCCACCGCCGAGTGCTGCGATGCGATCGATCGAGCGTTCCGAAATCGTCTCGGCATGATCGAAGAACCAGTTCAGGCCTTCGAGCGGGATATCCTTGTTGACCTTCTCGAAGACGTCGAGTGAGCGGCTGATCGTTTCGTCATAGGTGGCGTGAAGACGCCACGGCCAGCGGTTTTCGGCTAGCACCCGAACGACGTCTTCCAATTCCCCTTCCATTTCCGGCGGCATGTCCGGGCGGGGCTGGCGAAAATCCTCGAAGTCCGCGGCGGAAAACACCAGCATCTCGCCGGCGCCGTTGTGACGGAAATAATCGTTGCCTTGCTTGTATTTGACCGAGGCCGTCCAGTTGAGGAAATCCTCTTTCTCCTGCTTCGGCTTCTGGGTGAAGAGGTTGTAGGCGAGGCGGACCGTAAGCTGGTCCCCGTCAGACAGTTTCTGGATGACCGCGTAGTCGTCCGGGTAGTTCTGGAAACCGCCGCCGGCATCGATGACGCCGGTGATGCCCAGGCGGTTCAGTTCCCGCATGAAGTGGCGGGTCGAATTCACCTGATAGTCGAAAGGCAGTTTCGGTCCCTTGGCGAGTGTCGAATAGAGGATGCCGGCGTTCGGCTTGGCCAGCAGCAGGCCGGTCGGGTTGCCGTTGGCGTCGTGCGTGATCTCGCCGCCAGGCGGGTTGGGCGTGTCCTTCGTGTAGCCCACGGCCCTGAGTGCCGCGCCGTTCAGCAAGGCCCGGTCGTAGAGGTGCAGCAGGAAGACCGGCGTGTCGGGCGCGACGGCATTGATCTCCTCGATGGTCGGCAGGCGCTTTTCGGCGAACTGGTGCTCGGTGAAGCCGCCGACGACGCGCACCCATTGCGGAGCGGGTGTGATGGCCACCTGCCGCCTCAGCATGTCCATGGCGTCGGCAAGCGAACGGACGCCGTCCCAGCGCAGCTCCATGTTAAAGTTGAGGCCGCCGCGCACGACATGGGTATGGTTGTCGATCAGGCCGGGAAGCACGCGCTTGCCCTTGAGGTCGACGATCTTTGTATCGCGCCCGGCCAGCGCCATGATCTCGCTGTCGCTGCCGACCTCCAGGAACAGACCGTCCTTGACGGCGAGCGCCGTGGCGTTCGGATTTGTACGATCAAGCGTCGTGATCAACCCGTTGTGAAGGACGATATCGGCGTGCATGGCAGCGGCTCCGGTCGTGGAGGGATCGGCGGCATTGGCCGGCGAAAACAGGTTTGAAAAGGCGAGGCTCGATGCAGCGCCCAGGAATGTGCGGCGCGTCGTCATCAGCTTTTCCCCGGCATCGGATCGTCATGGGGCGGGTTCACCGCCACCACGTTTTGCCCGCCCTTCGGGAGGTGCCCGAACATGTGCGGCTTTACCTGGTGAAGCCAGGAGACGGCGGCAGGCTCACGAGCCCAGATGCTTTTTGCCAATGGCACGAGCTGCTCGCCGACAAGAATTCCAAGCAGCCCGATGAGCGCGACGACAGGCGGGGCAGGCGAGCGGACATTGAGGAGGCTGTAGATCACGCCAACCAGCAGGCCGGCACCGAGTGACAGGAGATAGACTTTCATGGAGAAGACCTTCGCTTGAGAAGCAATTTGCTCCGGCAGTTGGCGCACGACCGGAGCAATGCTCGCATCTACTTGGCAGGGTTCGGGCCGATCCGCTTGCCATGGCTGACCCGCTCGGCGCCGCCGTGGACGTGGGTGACGGCATAGTCGATACCCATGCCGTAAGCGCCGGAATGCTCCTTCACCAGCGACGTGACCGCGTCGTAGGTTTCCTTGCGGGCCCAGTCGCGCTGCCATTCGAGCAGGACCTGCTGCCAGGTGACCGGAACGACGCCGGCCTGTACCATTCGGTCCATCGCATATTTGTGGGCATCGACGGACGTGCCGCCGGATGCATCCGCCACCATGTAGATTTCGTAGTCGGTATCGTACATGCAGGAGAGCGCGAAGGTGGTGTTGCAAACCTCCGTCCAGAGGCCAGCGACGACAATCTTCTTGCGGCCATCGGCAGCGTGCTTGGCCAGCGCGTCGCGGACGTTCTGGTCGTCCCAGGAATTCATCGACGTGCGCTCAAGGATATCATTGTCCGGGACGACAGTGAGCAGTTCCGGGAAAGTGTTGCCCGAAAAGCTGTCGGTCTCGACGGTGGTGATAGTGGTCGGGATGTTGAATATCCTCGCCGCCTTGGCAAGACCGACAACGTTGTTCTTCAAGACCTGGCGGTCGATCGACTGAACACCGAAGGCCATCTGCGGCTGCTGGTCGATGAAGATGATCTGACTGTTCTGCGGGGTGAGGACCTGAAGCTTGCTGGACATCTCGTGTCTTCCTTTGACTAGGTTGATGGTAGGTAATGGGGCAGGGAAGGCGGCACGTCTTGAAAGTTATGCCGCCGTATTGTTGGAAAGCGACCTCAGGCGGCGAGCGGGGTCAGGCCGGCTTCGATCTGGTCACGATAGGGCTCGTAGCGTGCCGGCAGTTTCAAGACCTCGCCAAGATGTGCCGTGTCTTCGTCCCTGTCGAAACCGGGTTCGTTGGTGGCGATTTCGAAGAGCACGCCGCCCGGAGTGCGGAAGTAGATGGCCCAGAAATAATCTCGGTCGATTACCGGCGTGACCTGGTAGCCCGTGTCCATCAGGGCCTTGCGGACTTCGAGTTGCTTTGCGCGGTTCTCGACGGCGAAAGCGATGTGATGCACCGAGCCCGCGCCCTGCCTTGCAAAAGGCGTTTTCGGAAGGACCTCGAGGTCGATCGTGTCCGCACCATTGCCGCCGGGCATGATGAAGCGGGTCACCTCACCATCCGTTTCGGCGCGCTGGTAGCCCAT
Coding sequences:
- a CDS encoding amidohydrolase; amino-acid sequence: MTTRRTFLGAASSLAFSNLFSPANAADPSTTGAAAMHADIVLHNGLITTLDRTNPNATALAVKDGLFLEVGSDSEIMALAGRDTKIVDLKGKRVLPGLIDNHTHVVRGGLNFNMELRWDGVRSLADAMDMLRRQVAITPAPQWVRVVGGFTEHQFAEKRLPTIEEINAVAPDTPVFLLHLYDRALLNGAALRAVGYTKDTPNPPGGEITHDANGNPTGLLLAKPNAGILYSTLAKGPKLPFDYQVNSTRHFMRELNRLGITGVIDAGGGFQNYPDDYAVIQKLSDGDQLTVRLAYNLFTQKPKQEKEDFLNWTASVKYKQGNDYFRHNGAGEMLVFSAADFEDFRQPRPDMPPEMEGELEDVVRVLAENRWPWRLHATYDETISRSLDVFEKVNKDIPLEGLNWFFDHAETISERSIDRIAALGGGIATQHRMAYQGEYFVERYGHGVAEATPPIRRMLDKGVNVSAGTDATRVASYNPWVSLSWMVTGKTVGGMQLYPRANCLDRETALRMWTEKVTWFSNEEGKKGRIEKGQFADLVVPDKDFFACAEDEISFLTSELTMVGGKIVYGAGTFAALDQSDIPPAMPDWSPVRKFGGYAAWGEPDGAGRHSLRRTAIASCGCASDCGVHGHDHAGAWTSKLPIADLKGFFGALGCSCWAV
- a CDS encoding XapX domain-containing protein — encoded protein: MKVYLLSLGAGLLVGVIYSLLNVRSPAPPVVALIGLLGILVGEQLVPLAKSIWAREPAAVSWLHQVKPHMFGHLPKGGQNVVAVNPPHDDPMPGKS
- a CDS encoding hydrolase, whose translation is MSSKLQVLTPQNSQIIFIDQQPQMAFGVQSIDRQVLKNNVVGLAKAARIFNIPTTITTVETDSFSGNTFPELLTVVPDNDILERTSMNSWDDQNVRDALAKHAADGRKKIVVAGLWTEVCNTTFALSCMYDTDYEIYMVADASGGTSVDAHKYAMDRMVQAGVVPVTWQQVLLEWQRDWARKETYDAVTSLVKEHSGAYGMGIDYAVTHVHGGAERVSHGKRIGPNPAK